One stretch of Haladaptatus sp. R4 DNA includes these proteins:
- a CDS encoding DUF5518 domain-containing protein — MTAHPWAYALPAGLISAAYVLIDAPYPGTLDFGIVFWTGLLGGVVTLGGRKEAQGIGFRTGLVGSLPILWDMVPTVGAILQFDQPVFFGALEVLIVFVLIAFVAVMVGVSGAIAAMIGRWLSRKFGSEKPEPVGS, encoded by the coding sequence GTGACGGCTCATCCGTGGGCGTACGCGCTGCCTGCTGGACTCATTTCGGCCGCTTACGTCCTAATCGACGCACCATACCCCGGAACGCTCGATTTCGGCATCGTATTCTGGACGGGACTGCTCGGCGGAGTAGTAACCCTCGGCGGAAGGAAAGAAGCGCAGGGTATCGGGTTTCGAACCGGATTAGTCGGGTCACTTCCGATCTTGTGGGACATGGTCCCCACGGTCGGTGCGATTTTACAGTTCGACCAGCCCGTATTTTTCGGAGCCTTGGAGGTACTCATCGTGTTCGTACTGATCGCGTTCGTCGCCGTGATGGTCGGTGTGTCCGGGGCAATCGCCGCGATGATCGGAAGATGGCTGTCACGTAAATTCGGTTCGGAGAAACCCGAACCAGTCGGCAGCTAA
- a CDS encoding DUF192 domain-containing protein, translating to MRVVHESDGRSETLANDVETADSFLSQAKGLMFRRSIPDDYALAFRFGDVDARDVHMVFVPFALDAVWTTDGEVQHVKRLSAWTGLGKAEADTLFELPAGSTADVSVGDSVRLIE from the coding sequence GTGCGCGTCGTACACGAATCGGACGGACGGTCGGAGACGCTAGCGAACGATGTCGAGACGGCGGATTCGTTTCTCTCGCAGGCGAAGGGGTTGATGTTCCGGCGGTCGATTCCGGACGACTACGCGCTGGCGTTCCGGTTCGGCGACGTCGATGCTCGGGACGTCCACATGGTGTTCGTTCCGTTCGCACTCGACGCCGTGTGGACGACGGACGGGGAGGTTCAGCACGTCAAACGACTCTCCGCGTGGACCGGATTGGGAAAAGCCGAGGCGGACACGTTGTTCGAACTGCCAGCGGGCAGTACCGCCGACGTTTCGGTCGGCGATTCGGTTCGGTTGATCGAATAA
- the nth gene encoding endonuclease III encodes MSDDPEPAENISGGADGGGMAAEFTPADAETRAEEVVDRLGELYWQKSYGGQDAFTCLVRTILSQNTSDVASQPAHDDLVARYGGDDLAENLAKADHGELADTIHSAGLYNQKADVIIESAENVLAEYGSATAFDEFVREEEPSEVRKALLDMNGVGPKTADCVLLFSGGQSGVFPVDTHVHRIYRRMGIAPADADHEEVREVLEDEVPAEKCGFGHTASIQFGREYCSARKPACLDGEEECPMFDLCERVGVDVENGTVVDPAESGR; translated from the coding sequence ATGAGCGACGACCCGGAACCCGCTGAGAACATCAGCGGCGGGGCGGACGGCGGCGGCATGGCCGCCGAGTTCACACCCGCGGACGCCGAGACCCGCGCCGAGGAGGTCGTGGACCGACTCGGCGAACTGTACTGGCAGAAATCGTATGGCGGGCAGGACGCCTTCACCTGCCTCGTCCGCACCATCCTCAGCCAGAACACCAGCGACGTGGCCAGCCAACCCGCCCACGACGACCTCGTGGCGCGGTACGGCGGTGACGACCTCGCGGAAAACCTCGCTAAGGCCGACCACGGCGAACTCGCGGACACGATTCACTCCGCCGGGCTTTACAACCAGAAGGCGGACGTGATCATCGAATCGGCCGAGAACGTCCTCGCGGAGTACGGGAGTGCGACGGCGTTCGACGAGTTCGTCCGGGAAGAGGAACCGAGCGAAGTTAGAAAGGCACTGTTGGATATGAACGGCGTCGGGCCGAAGACGGCCGACTGCGTGCTGCTCTTCTCCGGCGGTCAGTCGGGCGTGTTCCCCGTGGACACGCACGTCCACCGAATTTATCGCAGGATGGGCATCGCCCCGGCGGACGCCGACCACGAGGAGGTGCGCGAGGTGCTGGAGGACGAGGTTCCGGCCGAGAAATGCGGGTTCGGGCACACGGCGAGCATTCAGTTCGGACGTGAGTACTGCTCCGCCCGGAAACCCGCGTGTCTGGACGGTGAGGAGGAATGTCCGATGTTCGATCTGTGCGAGCGAGTCGGGGTAGATGTGGAAAACGGTACGGTCGTCGACCCGGCGGAATCGGGACGGTGA
- a CDS encoding NAD-dependent epimerase/dehydratase family protein: MARALLVGGTRFMGRHTVEELLDHRYEVTTFTRGESGNPFADRADVSHIRGDRNDRDALEAARDDVAPDIVIDFCVMHPQQIETATDLFADVDAYVYVSSGSAYAEYPIPIPEDATLHDCTDEQADDESMESYGPRKAECDRVCFAAAEADVNAMVVRPMLIYGPYDYTERFDYWLHRVATYDRVLVPGDGGSLLHRAYAIDGARALRIVAERGTPGEAYNLADRETMSLDGSLELAADAMDTEVELVHASERELETHGLSSADFPLYTPTPFLAATEKLGSLGWESTPLSETVDRTVEEHLESGRTGEDVGPDREKEEVVLDALVE; encoded by the coding sequence ATGGCTCGCGCACTGCTCGTCGGCGGCACACGGTTCATGGGACGACACACGGTCGAGGAACTGCTCGACCACCGATACGAGGTAACGACGTTCACACGCGGCGAATCCGGCAACCCGTTCGCGGACCGAGCGGACGTCTCACACATCCGTGGAGATCGAAACGACCGCGACGCGCTCGAAGCCGCGCGGGACGACGTCGCCCCCGACATCGTCATCGACTTCTGCGTGATGCATCCCCAGCAAATCGAGACGGCAACCGACCTGTTCGCCGACGTGGACGCGTACGTCTACGTCTCCAGCGGAAGCGCGTACGCGGAGTATCCGATACCCATCCCGGAGGACGCGACGTTGCACGACTGCACCGACGAACAGGCCGACGACGAGTCGATGGAGAGCTACGGCCCGCGAAAGGCCGAGTGTGACCGCGTCTGTTTCGCCGCCGCCGAGGCGGACGTGAACGCGATGGTCGTCCGCCCCATGCTCATCTACGGCCCGTACGACTACACGGAGCGATTCGACTACTGGCTCCATCGCGTCGCGACATACGACCGTGTTCTCGTACCGGGTGACGGCGGGAGCCTGCTTCACCGGGCCTACGCCATCGACGGTGCTCGCGCCCTGCGAATCGTCGCCGAGCGCGGGACGCCCGGCGAGGCGTACAACCTCGCCGACCGCGAGACGATGTCGCTCGACGGTTCGCTGGAACTCGCGGCCGACGCCATGGACACGGAAGTCGAACTCGTCCACGCCAGCGAGCGCGAGTTGGAAACACACGGCCTCTCGTCCGCCGACTTTCCGCTGTACACGCCGACGCCGTTTCTGGCAGCGACCGAAAAACTCGGGTCCCTCGGATGGGAATCCACGCCGCTCTCCGAGACCGTCGATCGAACCGTCGAAGAACACCTCGAATCCGGGCGAACCGGCGAGGATGTCGGTCCCGACCGCGAGAAAGAGGAGGTCGTGCTCGACGCGCTCGTTGAGTGA
- a CDS encoding HVO_0758 family zinc finger protein: protein MPICQQQMYDRSMQSVRSGLRKGEVEKDTYGRLSCSGCRESLKTQNDPSEVYSVRLCPDCGSKWKVL, encoded by the coding sequence ATGCCTATATGTCAACAGCAGATGTATGATCGCTCGATGCAATCAGTTCGAAGCGGTCTACGAAAGGGCGAGGTCGAGAAGGACACGTACGGGCGACTCTCGTGCTCGGGCTGCCGAGAATCTTTGAAAACACAAAACGACCCATCCGAGGTCTACTCGGTTCGTTTGTGTCCTGATTGTGGTAGTAAGTGGAAAGTTCTGTAA
- a CDS encoding coiled-coil protein, which produces MVSVTEEDLQNKSKGELIKLAGQLRDRRNELNQQASKRASKRDDLNASTREKVDEAQEHREKRDELNEQVQEHKKKRNELNAEANKLFDRVEDRKSDLELDEGKDLEQLKKEIEELEFKQQTEVLSTEDERELIEKIEAKRDEYTSRKEKLDQSDDLEELVEEAEEVRAEASTHHEKVTELADQAQQHHNKMIEAYREADDIRDDADAMHENFVEAQEAADQHHEDFVRVQKRLRELDKKEEKERKSEKAKEREEAKAEAEEIYQQFKEGETLDTEDLMKLQKTGLL; this is translated from the coding sequence ATGGTAAGCGTAACAGAAGAGGATCTTCAGAACAAGTCGAAAGGTGAACTCATTAAACTCGCAGGACAGCTCCGAGACCGACGAAACGAGCTGAATCAGCAGGCGAGCAAACGCGCGTCCAAGCGTGATGACTTGAACGCGAGCACACGGGAAAAGGTGGATGAGGCCCAAGAGCACCGAGAAAAGCGTGACGAACTGAACGAGCAAGTTCAGGAACACAAAAAGAAGCGCAACGAACTCAACGCCGAGGCGAACAAACTGTTCGACCGCGTCGAGGACCGCAAATCCGACCTCGAACTCGACGAGGGAAAGGATTTGGAGCAACTCAAGAAGGAAATCGAAGAGCTTGAGTTCAAACAGCAGACGGAAGTCCTCTCCACGGAGGACGAGCGCGAACTCATCGAGAAGATCGAGGCCAAGCGCGACGAGTACACGAGCCGCAAGGAAAAGCTCGATCAGAGCGACGACCTCGAAGAACTCGTCGAAGAGGCAGAAGAGGTTCGTGCCGAAGCGAGCACGCACCACGAGAAAGTGACGGAACTCGCGGACCAGGCCCAGCAGCATCACAACAAGATGATCGAGGCCTACCGCGAAGCCGACGACATCCGTGACGACGCCGACGCGATGCACGAGAACTTCGTGGAAGCCCAGGAAGCTGCCGACCAGCACCACGAGGACTTCGTCCGCGTCCAGAAGCGCCTGCGCGAACTCGACAAGAAAGAGGAAAAGGAGCGCAAATCCGAGAAGGCCAAGGAGCGCGAAGAGGCCAAGGCCGAGGCCGAGGAAATCTACCAGCAGTTCAAGGAAGGAGAGACCCTCGACACCGAGGACCTCATGAAGCTCCAGAAGACCGGTCTGCTATAA
- a CDS encoding CopG family ribbon-helix-helix protein — translation MTVVSVSMPDELLSRIDQFADEHGYTGRSEVVREASRNLLGEFEDRRLENRELMGIVTVMFDYETTNVEERMMHLRHEHEGLVASNFHSHIGDHHCMELFVLEGTLEEISTFVGKIRATKDTLTVDYSVTPVDGFSPLQDIE, via the coding sequence ATGACCGTCGTGAGCGTCTCCATGCCCGACGAACTGCTCTCCAGAATCGACCAATTCGCCGACGAACACGGCTACACCGGACGGAGCGAGGTCGTCCGCGAAGCCAGTCGAAACCTCCTCGGCGAGTTCGAGGACCGCAGGCTCGAAAACCGCGAACTGATGGGCATCGTCACGGTGATGTTCGATTACGAGACGACGAACGTCGAGGAGCGGATGATGCACCTGCGCCACGAACACGAGGGACTCGTCGCTTCGAACTTCCACAGCCACATCGGCGACCACCACTGTATGGAACTGTTCGTCCTCGAAGGCACGCTGGAAGAGATTTCGACCTTCGTCGGCAAGATTCGCGCCACGAAGGACACGCTGACCGTCGATTATTCGGTGACACCCGTGGACGGCTTCTCGCCGCTCCAGGACATCGAGTAG
- a CDS encoding DUF371 domain-containing protein, with protein MKETIRARGHENVSARHASTFEITTDDFLTPAGDCILAIEADRAPADFDPDFVAACRDEDATITVTVEAGDHAETVTGHGHPDLEFDSDRSMVGRTSDYVDERTFVLGCEFAAEGFNRDLVTALENGLETVVTVEVEP; from the coding sequence ATGAAGGAAACGATCCGCGCACGCGGTCACGAGAACGTATCCGCTCGCCACGCGAGCACGTTCGAAATCACGACTGATGACTTTCTCACGCCCGCAGGTGACTGCATCCTCGCCATCGAGGCCGACCGCGCGCCCGCCGACTTCGACCCCGACTTCGTGGCGGCCTGTCGGGACGAGGACGCCACGATAACCGTGACCGTCGAGGCGGGCGACCACGCCGAGACCGTCACCGGCCACGGCCATCCCGACCTCGAATTCGACAGCGACCGAAGCATGGTCGGCCGCACCAGCGACTACGTGGACGAACGAACGTTCGTCCTCGGTTGTGAGTTCGCTGCCGAAGGGTTCAACCGGGACCTCGTGACCGCGCTGGAGAACGGACTGGAAACCGTCGTCACCGTCGAAGTCGAACCGTAG
- a CDS encoding NAD-dependent succinate-semialdehyde dehydrogenase: protein MESLNPATGEVVGTYDDDDGSSVDEKLQRATETYDEWRHTPIEERQRLIGKAGDVLRDNKEEYGELMTKEMGKPLDAAISEVEKCAWVCDYYAEHAAEFLQDEHIGTEAEVESYVSYEPLGPVLAVMPWNFPFWQVFRFIGPNITAGNVGLLKHASNVPGCAMAIQEVLEEAGFPEGVFTTLLVGSDTVESIIEDERLEAVTLTGSEGAGRAVAETAGKNLKKTVLELGGSDPFVVLPDADVEDAATTGAQARCINNGQSCIAAKRFVVHEDVYDEFLETFTEEMESLTIGDPMDEDTDIGPQAREDLMEDLHEQVEVSVDAGATVELGGEPLDRDGPYYPPTVLTDIPEGSPAADEELFGPVASVFKVSSTEEAVRRANDTTYGLGASVWTQDKRQAKEVASEIESGMVFVNELVKSDPRLPFGGVKDSGYGRELSKHGIHEFVNKKTMWLSDVSHSEGGVE, encoded by the coding sequence ATGGAGAGTCTCAATCCCGCAACGGGCGAGGTAGTGGGGACGTACGACGACGACGACGGGAGTTCGGTGGACGAGAAACTGCAGCGCGCGACCGAAACCTACGACGAGTGGCGACACACGCCGATAGAGGAACGCCAGCGACTCATCGGAAAAGCGGGGGACGTCCTCCGCGACAACAAGGAGGAGTACGGCGAGTTGATGACGAAGGAGATGGGAAAGCCCCTCGACGCCGCGATTTCGGAGGTCGAGAAATGCGCGTGGGTGTGTGACTACTACGCCGAACACGCCGCGGAGTTCCTGCAGGACGAGCACATCGGCACGGAGGCCGAGGTGGAATCGTACGTCTCGTACGAACCGCTCGGGCCGGTTCTCGCCGTGATGCCGTGGAACTTCCCGTTCTGGCAGGTGTTCCGGTTCATCGGACCGAACATCACGGCGGGGAACGTCGGCCTGCTCAAACACGCCTCGAACGTTCCGGGGTGTGCCATGGCGATTCAGGAAGTGTTGGAGGAAGCCGGTTTCCCGGAGGGCGTGTTCACCACCCTGCTCGTCGGGTCGGACACGGTCGAGAGCATTATCGAGGACGAACGACTCGAAGCCGTGACGTTGACGGGGAGCGAAGGGGCCGGACGCGCCGTCGCCGAAACGGCCGGGAAGAACCTCAAGAAGACCGTCCTCGAACTCGGCGGGAGCGACCCGTTCGTCGTCCTCCCCGACGCCGACGTCGAGGACGCGGCCACGACGGGCGCGCAGGCCCGCTGTATCAACAACGGCCAGTCCTGTATCGCCGCCAAGCGGTTCGTCGTCCACGAGGACGTGTACGACGAGTTCCTCGAAACGTTCACGGAGGAGATGGAGTCGCTGACCATCGGCGACCCGATGGACGAGGACACCGACATCGGCCCGCAGGCCCGCGAGGACCTGATGGAGGACCTCCACGAACAGGTCGAGGTGAGCGTGGACGCGGGTGCGACCGTCGAACTCGGCGGCGAACCGCTCGACAGGGACGGACCGTACTACCCGCCGACGGTGCTCACCGACATTCCGGAGGGAAGTCCCGCCGCGGACGAGGAACTGTTCGGCCCCGTGGCCTCGGTCTTCAAAGTTTCCAGCACCGAGGAGGCGGTTCGACGCGCCAACGACACCACCTACGGACTCGGCGCGAGCGTTTGGACGCAGGACAAACGGCAGGCGAAGGAGGTCGCCAGCGAAATCGAGTCGGGCATGGTGTTCGTCAACGAACTCGTCAAATCCGACCCCCGCCTCCCGTTCGGCGGCGTGAAGGATTCGGGCTACGGTCGTGAACTCTCGAAACACGGCATCCACGAGTTCGTCAACAAGAAGACGATGTGGCTGTCGGACGTGTCCCACTCCGAGGGCGGCGTGGAGTAG
- the sppA gene encoding signal peptide peptidase SppA, producing MASGRSSNGGGRGQRLAIVFGGTVLTVVVAWWLFLDYANTLAEVVGILFVLLAGVMGARAAARFAAQRFPSYDVAEVAVEGPIRRDGGGGGFPSRGGTPADDIVEQIDRANDDTNANGLLLRLNTPGGEVVPSEDIRLAAERFDGPTIAYATDTCASGGYWIASGCDELFARDASIVGSIGVIGSRVNASELADRVGLSYERLAAGRYKDAGVPLKELDGDERNYLQGIIDGLYDDFVERVVAGRDLDPETVRETEARVYLGEEARELGLVDEIGTREDVEARLAERLGVSEVSVQEFEPTPPLRRRLNLGARDIAYSFGAGVASVLGDETGDANGFEFRVR from the coding sequence ATGGCAAGCGGACGCTCGTCGAACGGGGGTGGTCGTGGGCAACGGCTCGCGATCGTTTTTGGCGGAACAGTGCTGACAGTTGTCGTCGCGTGGTGGCTGTTTCTCGATTATGCGAATACGCTCGCGGAGGTAGTGGGAATCCTGTTCGTACTGCTCGCGGGAGTCATGGGAGCGCGAGCAGCCGCCCGGTTCGCGGCCCAGCGGTTTCCGTCGTACGACGTGGCGGAAGTCGCCGTGGAAGGGCCGATACGCCGGGACGGCGGCGGTGGCGGGTTCCCCTCCAGAGGTGGAACGCCAGCCGACGACATCGTGGAACAGATCGACCGAGCCAACGACGACACGAACGCGAACGGACTGTTGTTGCGGTTGAACACGCCCGGCGGTGAGGTCGTTCCCAGCGAGGATATTCGCCTCGCGGCCGAGCGGTTCGACGGCCCCACGATAGCGTACGCGACGGATACGTGTGCCAGCGGCGGCTATTGGATCGCGAGCGGGTGCGACGAACTGTTCGCCCGCGACGCCAGCATCGTCGGCAGCATCGGCGTCATCGGTTCGCGGGTGAACGCGTCCGAACTCGCCGACAGGGTCGGCCTCTCCTACGAGCGACTGGCGGCGGGCAGGTACAAGGACGCGGGCGTCCCGCTCAAGGAGTTGGACGGAGACGAACGCAACTACTTGCAGGGAATCATCGACGGCCTGTACGACGACTTCGTGGAGCGCGTGGTCGCCGGACGCGACCTCGATCCCGAGACGGTTCGGGAGACCGAAGCCCGCGTATACCTCGGCGAGGAAGCGCGCGAACTGGGTCTCGTGGACGAGATCGGGACGCGGGAGGACGTCGAAGCACGACTGGCCGAGCGACTCGGCGTGAGCGAGGTGTCGGTGCAGGAGTTCGAACCGACGCCGCCGCTCCGACGTCGGTTGAACCTCGGCGCGCGGGACATCGCCTACTCGTTCGGCGCGGGCGTGGCGAGCGTGCTTGGCGACGAAACGGGAGACGCGAACGGGTTCGAGTTCCGCGTTCGATAA
- a CDS encoding M50 family metallopeptidase, which produces MSIITVAISVSVIIAVYLFLVPLVMLVHELGHAIVALLLTDGTVTVTVGGERYRRQFGRFSLRFSPHGWREWWYGFCRYETPPRRPLGRVLFSLAGPLATAVSLAVILALRSIPTDHWSLFALNGLLWWGVYQLVVTLVPIRYPSSWGAYAGTTSDGYDVLNALRNART; this is translated from the coding sequence ATGAGTATTATCACGGTGGCGATCAGTGTCTCCGTCATCATTGCGGTGTATCTTTTCCTCGTTCCGCTCGTGATGTTGGTTCACGAACTCGGTCACGCAATCGTCGCGCTGTTGCTCACCGACGGAACCGTCACCGTTACCGTCGGTGGCGAGCGCTATCGTCGGCAATTCGGCCGGTTCAGTCTACGGTTTTCACCCCACGGGTGGCGCGAATGGTGGTACGGATTTTGTCGCTACGAGACGCCGCCGCGACGACCACTCGGACGAGTGTTGTTTAGTCTCGCGGGGCCGCTCGCAACCGCTGTCAGTCTCGCCGTCATCCTCGCGCTTCGAAGCATTCCGACGGACCACTGGTCGCTGTTCGCGCTCAACGGCCTGCTTTGGTGGGGTGTGTACCAACTCGTCGTGACCCTCGTTCCGATACGATATCCCTCGTCGTGGGGGGCCTATGCGGGGACCACGAGCGACGGGTACGATGTGCTGAACGCGCTGCGCAATGCCAGAACCTAA
- a CDS encoding cation:proton antiporter: MASLEIFLVIGVSLLLSLVLSEAIERLGEPGFLGEILAGVILGPSVAMLISSTAENSPFILIATIGGLLLFFDVGYQQIDLSDLLAAFRPVLIIGLSGVFLPFIVGYIIGSYFGQGLESSLYLGLILSVTSVSIVVRTLLSLDKLDTQYGRWILGASVVDDVVGLLGISILPLFFVAGGTMGTISALGLAALFFVVAAIFYRFLLDPVSDLLSKSEVGMSDFIGILGLLFIFGYASDAVDLSYFIGALTIGLVVSTNKRLEGKSLQSDVYGIAYGVFIPLYFVAIGARMKLAALTVNEFILVFAVFGLLSNFIAGYVGNIIAGGRREHSLILGFALLPRSESGIAIVSLGVAQGIVGNQIFVAYLVVFVISVLLTPSLLKRAVERAEAKKSKEKGSGTAGGSSDADSSSGSNGSNSGNSSGSGGTSDSSDSSGSSSSSGSSSDGSSGSDSSSDSSDSSDSSS; the protein is encoded by the coding sequence ATGGCGTCGCTCGAAATCTTCCTCGTCATCGGGGTGAGCCTGTTGCTCTCGCTCGTTCTCAGCGAGGCCATCGAACGACTCGGCGAACCGGGATTTCTCGGTGAAATTCTCGCGGGCGTCATTCTCGGACCGTCAGTCGCCATGCTCATCAGCAGCACGGCCGAGAACAGCCCGTTCATCCTCATCGCAACCATCGGCGGTCTGTTGCTCTTTTTCGACGTCGGCTATCAGCAGATCGACCTGAGCGACCTGCTGGCCGCGTTTCGCCCCGTGCTGATAATCGGGTTGTCGGGCGTCTTTCTCCCGTTCATCGTCGGCTACATCATCGGGAGTTACTTCGGACAAGGGTTGGAGTCGAGCCTCTATCTCGGCCTCATCCTCTCGGTGACATCGGTCTCCATCGTCGTCCGAACCCTGCTGTCGCTGGACAAACTCGACACGCAGTATGGTCGCTGGATCCTCGGCGCGTCGGTCGTGGACGACGTGGTCGGCCTGCTCGGTATCTCCATTTTGCCCCTATTCTTCGTCGCCGGGGGGACCATGGGTACCATCTCCGCGCTCGGGTTGGCCGCGCTGTTCTTCGTCGTCGCGGCGATTTTCTACCGTTTCCTGCTCGACCCCGTCTCCGACCTGCTGTCGAAATCCGAAGTCGGCATGTCGGACTTCATCGGAATCCTCGGCCTTCTCTTCATCTTCGGCTACGCCTCCGACGCGGTGGACCTCTCGTACTTCATCGGCGCGCTCACCATCGGACTGGTGGTCTCCACGAACAAGCGATTGGAAGGCAAGAGCCTCCAGTCGGACGTGTATGGCATCGCGTACGGGGTGTTCATCCCGCTCTACTTCGTCGCCATCGGAGCCAGAATGAAACTCGCCGCGTTAACGGTCAACGAGTTTATTCTCGTCTTCGCTGTGTTCGGCCTCCTCTCGAACTTCATCGCGGGCTACGTCGGCAACATCATCGCGGGCGGACGTCGGGAACACTCGCTCATCCTGGGATTCGCGCTGTTGCCCCGCTCCGAATCCGGCATCGCCATCGTCTCGCTCGGCGTCGCACAGGGTATCGTCGGCAACCAGATATTCGTCGCCTATCTGGTCGTCTTCGTTATCTCCGTCCTGTTGACCCCGTCGCTACTGAAGCGGGCGGTCGAACGCGCCGAGGCGAAGAAAAGCAAGGAGAAGGGGTCGGGAACGGCGGGCGGTTCGTCGGATGCGGATAGTTCGTCCGGGTCGAATGGGTCGAATTCGGGTAACTCGTCTGGGTCGGGTGGCACGTCTGATTCGAGCGATTCGTCTGGGTCAAGTAGTTCCTCGGGGTCGAGTTCGGACGGTTCGTCCGGGTCGGATAGCTCATCGGATTCGAGCGATTCATCGGATTCGAGCAGTTAA
- a CDS encoding S66 peptidase family protein: MTEFVLPPALEPGDDVAIVAPGTSLATVYPDVYELGLDCLESVFGLNPVEFPTATKSPEWLDDHPEARAKDVMDAFADPDIAGVIAVIGGADQVRILPHLDADVLRENPTRFYGTSDNTNLQMALWNEEIVSFYGGCLFTEFAMQGSMHEYTVEYLERTMFEDSFGELHPSERFTDEDLDWGDSDTLDEQREMEPNPGWEWRGGSTVDADETVTGRTWGGCLAIVDQQLSVNRYLPLAEELDRAVLLLETSEELPSEFDVRWTLMGMGERGLLSRFSAVLVGRAKARAVEDQRPPEERTAYRERQRDAITDLVAEYNPDAPVVFDLDFGHTAPVAPIPVGGKATVDPTEERITFEY; encoded by the coding sequence ATGACTGAATTCGTCCTTCCACCCGCGCTCGAACCGGGCGACGACGTGGCCATCGTCGCCCCCGGAACTAGCCTCGCAACGGTGTACCCGGACGTCTACGAGTTGGGACTCGACTGCCTCGAATCGGTGTTCGGCCTGAATCCCGTCGAATTCCCGACGGCGACGAAATCCCCCGAGTGGTTGGACGACCACCCCGAGGCACGGGCGAAGGACGTGATGGACGCCTTCGCGGACCCGGACATCGCGGGCGTTATCGCGGTTATCGGCGGGGCGGACCAAGTTCGAATCCTGCCGCACCTCGACGCGGACGTGCTCCGCGAGAACCCGACGCGGTTCTACGGCACCAGCGACAACACGAACCTCCAGATGGCGCTCTGGAACGAGGAAATCGTCTCGTTTTACGGCGGCTGTCTGTTCACCGAGTTCGCCATGCAGGGGTCGATGCACGAGTACACCGTGGAGTATCTGGAGCGGACCATGTTCGAAGATTCGTTCGGCGAACTCCATCCGTCCGAGCGATTTACCGACGAGGACTTGGATTGGGGAGATTCCGACACCCTCGACGAGCAGCGCGAGATGGAACCGAATCCGGGGTGGGAGTGGCGCGGCGGCAGCACTGTCGATGCGGACGAAACCGTCACGGGTAGGACGTGGGGTGGCTGTCTCGCCATCGTCGATCAGCAGTTGTCGGTCAACCGCTATCTACCCCTCGCCGAGGAACTCGACCGGGCGGTGCTACTGCTCGAAACGTCCGAGGAACTGCCAAGCGAGTTCGACGTTCGTTGGACGCTGATGGGAATGGGCGAACGCGGACTGCTCTCGCGGTTTTCGGCCGTGCTCGTCGGACGGGCGAAAGCGCGGGCCGTCGAGGACCAGCGACCACCCGAGGAACGCACGGCCTACCGCGAACGCCAACGCGACGCCATCACCGACCTCGTCGCCGAGTACAACCCGGACGCGCCGGTCGTTTTCGACCTCGACTTCGGGCACACCGCGCCGGTCGCCCCGATTCCGGTCGGCGGCAAAGCGACGGTCGACCCGACGGAAGAACGGATCACATTCGAGTACTGA